A region of Paralichthys olivaceus isolate ysfri-2021 chromosome 24, ASM2471397v2, whole genome shotgun sequence DNA encodes the following proteins:
- the LOC109642886 gene encoding D-beta-hydroxybutyrate dehydrogenase, mitochondrial, producing MNTVFIGQIIGIVPISAILLFLLAKLVSRHRLSHMEDGHGHAVLITGCDSGFGHHLARCLNHKGFVVFAGCLYPEGIGAQSLIRQTSSRLKILKLDVTKDEDVQQAKKLVQENLPEKGLWAVVNNAGISDWAEIEWSTFEDFRNMVDINLFGCIRTSIAFLPLVRAAKGRMVYVSSIFSFFNCLNMGAYSVSKRGLEAFADCLRVEMASFGVKVSIIQPGNFGQATNIVRMKSGLDIWEKLDDERKQTFNRQYIELASEYFISTCKAGFKDTALVINAMMHAVMSRQPKYRYLLVSVLDQVFFRLHPFLPTAFTDAVFSLSSMYVKRKEMLYAK from the exons ATGAACACCGTCTTCATCGGTCAAATCATCGGCATCGTCCCCATCTCGGCcatcctgctcttcctcctggcCAAGCTGGTTTCTCGCCACCGTCTCAGCCACATGGAGGACGGTCACGGCCACGCCGTGCTGATCACCGGCTGCGACAGCGGCTTCGGACACCATTTGGCTCGATGCTTGAACCACAAAGGGTTTGTGGTCTTCGCTGGGTGCTTGTATCCAGAGGGGATCGGGGCCCAGAGTCTGATCAGGCAGACGTCCAGCAGACTGAAAATCCTCAAGCTGGACGTCACCAAGGATGAAGACGTGCAGCAGGCGAAGAAGCTGGTCCAGGAGAACCTGCCGGAGAAGG GTCTGTGGGCCGTCGTGAACAACGCTGGGATCAGCGACTGGGCCGAGATCGAGTGGAGCACGTTTGAAGATTTCCGCAACATGGTCGACATCAACCTATTTGGCTGCATCAGGACCTCCATCGCATTCCTGCCTCTGGTTCGTGCTGCTAAAG GTCGAATGGTTTACGTGTCGAGCATCTTCTCCTTCTTCAACTGCCTGAACATGGGAGCGTACAGCGTGTCCAAGAGGGGCCTGGAGGCCTTCGCAGATTGCTTGAGAGTGGAAATGGCCAGTTTTGGTGTGAAG GTCAGCATCATCCAGCCGGGTAATTTCGGCCAAGCCACAAACATCGTGAGGATGAAGTCAGGTCTGGATATCTGGGAGAAACTCGACGACGAGCGAAAGCAGACCTTCAACCGACAGTACATCGAGCTGGCCAGCGAGTACTTCATCTCGACGTGCAAGGCGGGATTCAAGGACACGGCGCTGGTCATCAACGCCATGATGCACGCCGTCATGTCCCGGCAGCCGAAGTACAGATACCTGCTGGTTTCAGTGCTGGACCAGGTTTTCTTCCGGCTGCACCCGTTTCTGCCCACGGCCTTCACAGACGCAGTGTTTTCTCTCAGCTCCATGTacgtgaaaagaaaagaaatgcttTATGCCAAGTAG
- the LOC109642887 gene encoding neuronal acetylcholine receptor subunit alpha-2-like, protein MAHLFLLLSRPSLSVLAEDWTRVHTEDELFRSLFGSYSKWTRPARNISDVVIVKFGLSIAQLIDVDEKNQMMTTNVWLKQEWTDYKLQWSPSDFDNVTSIRVPSELIWVPDIVLYNNADGDFAVTHMTKAQLFHTGRVLWVPPAIYKSSCSIDVTFFPFDQQSCKMKFGSWTYDRAKIDLEPFENTVDLKDYWESGEWAIVNAVGTYNTKKYDCCHEIYPDITYYFVIRRLPLFYTINLIIPCLLISCLTVLVFYLPSDCGEKITLCISVLLSLTVFLLLITEIIPSTSLVIPLIGEYLLFTMIFVTLSIVITVFVLNVHHRSSATHTMPRWVRRLFLCSVPRWLCMKRPHPDLRPVSFLRRRRLTDRLLPVWTPGPSNITSTWITEESDIDLHGYQDDNGFPSPHQLDSLDSGDEIHYCDIHGYSNLARSEVKISSGPRMSSLSPPSPPSLGYTLFSQRRSTLSLDWDTPPGEHGLIQSPSGSVLSPAVVSALEGVTYIAEHLRAEDADFSVKEDWKYVAMVVDRIFLWMFIIVCLLGTVGLFLPPWLSGMI, encoded by the exons ATGG ctcaccttttcctcctcttgtcccGTCCCTCTTTGTCAGTTCTGGCTGAAGACTGGACTCGTGTCCACACCGAGGACGAGCTCTTCAGGAGCTTGTTTGGAAGCTACAGCAAGTGGACACGTCCGGCACGGAACATCAGCGATGTGGTCATCGTCAAGTTTGGCCTCTCTATCGCACAGCTGATAGACGTG GATGAGAAGAATCAGATGATGACGACCAATGTGTGGCTGAAGCAG gAATGGACGGATTATAAACTGCAGTGGAGTCCGTCTGACTTCGACAACGTGACGTCCATCAGAGTTCCCTCCGAGCTCATCTGGGTGCCTGACATCGTGCTGTACAACAA TGCGGACGGAGACTTCGCCGTGACCCACATGACCAAGGCCCAGCTGTTTCACACGGGTCGCGTGCTCTGGGTTCCGCCGGCCATCTACAAGTCGTCCTGCTCCATCGACGTCACCTTCTTCCCCTTCGACCAGCAGAGCTGCAAGATGAAGTTCGGCTCCTGGACGTACGACCGAGCCAAGATCGACCTGGAGCCCTTTGAGAACACCGTGGACCTGAAG GATTACTGGGAGAGCGGAGAGTGGGCGATTGTCAACGCCGTGGGAACCTATAACACCAAGAAATACGACTGCTGCCACGAGATCTACCCCGACATCACCTACTATTTCGTCATTCGCCGCCTCCCGTTGTTCTACACCATCAACCTCATCATCCCCTGCCTCCTCATCTCCTGCCTGACCGTGCTGGTTTTCTACCTGCCGTCAGACTGTGGCGAGAAAATCACACTGTgcatctctgtgctgctgtcgcTCACCGTCTTCCTGCTGCTCATCACGGAGATCATCCCGTCCACGTCGCTGGTCATTCCGCTGATCGGGGAGTATCTGCTGTTCACCATGATATTCGTCACGCTGTCCATCGTCATCACCGTGTTCGTGCTGAACGTGCACCACCGGTCGTCTGCGACTCACACCATGCCTCGATGGGTTCGGAGGCTTTTCCTGTGTTCTGTGCCACGCTGGCTGTGCATGAAGCGTCCACATCCCGATCTGAGGCCTGTCAG TTTCCTCAGGCGACGCCGCCTAACTGATAGACTCCTCCCTGTCTGGACTCCCGGCCCCTCCAACATCACGTCGACCTGGATCACTGAGGAGTCGGACATCGATCTCCACGGTTACCAGGATGACAACGGTTTCCCCAGCCCGCACCAGCTGGACTCCTTGGACAGCGGAGATGAAATTCACTACTGTGATATTCATGGTTACTCAAACCTGGCGAGGTCAGAGGTGAAGATCAGCAGTGGTCCCAGgatgtcctccctctctccaccctcccctccatctcttGGTTACACACTCTTCTCACAGAGACGCTCCACACTCAGTTTGGACTGGGACACCCCTCCTGGCGAGCATGGTTTGATCCAGAGCCCGTCCGGCTCTGTTCTGTCTCCTGCAGTGGTTTCAGCCCTGGAGGGGGTCACCTACATCGCAGAGCATCTGAGAGCAGAGGATGCAGACTTCTCG GTGAAGGAGGACTGGAAGTATGTAGCCATGGTCGTAGACCGGATCTTCCTGTGGATGTTCATCATCGTGTGTCTGCTGGGGACGGTCGGACTCTTCCTGCCTCCGTGGCTCTCTGGGATGATTTAG